The genomic window AGGACAGCGCCTCTACGTCGCGATACTCATCCTCGCGGGAATGGTCGTGGTCGGAGCCATCGCCGAACTGGCCACTCGATCGTTCCGCGAGTGAACGCGGCGCGACGCTAGCCGCCGCCCCCCCACCGACTCGGGAGCTGCGGGCCCCGCTTCCGGCTTACGATGCCGTCCGGGGCATCGAGGAGCGGGGTTCTGCCGTCCCGAGGAGACGCCGAAGCAGGAAGACCGCGCCTTCTTTGTCGAGCGGGGTATTCAAGTTTCCGCACTTCGGGGACTGGATACACGACGGGCACCCGGATTCGCATGGGCACAACCGGATGGCGTCGAGAGTGCGCCGTAGGAGTTCGTCGAGCAACTCGAACCCTTTCTCCGTCACCCCCACTCCGCCGCGGTGGCCATCGTAAATGAAGATCGTGGCCCTCCCCGTGTCCGGATACTCGGGGTAACTGACGCCGCCGATGTCCCACCGATCGCACATCGCGAGCAACGGCAGGAGGCCGATCGCGGCATGCTCGACGGCATGGATGCCGCCGGCCAGGTCGAGCCCGGCGTCCTCCACCGCGGAGGCGAGCGCCGGGGGGATCACCATCCACAGGGCGGTCGTGGGCAGCTCTTCCTCCGGAAGGTCGAGCGGCTCGACGGCGAGTACCGTGTCGGTTACGAGCTGCTTGCGGCGGTACTCGATGACCTGATGCGTCACCAGCACCTCGCCGAAGTGCGCGACAGTCCCCCCGAGAGGACGCTCCGCGTGCGGCCGCACGACGCTCAGGTCGGTGAGCACCCGCGCCACGGTGTACGACCCGCTGCCGTCGGGCACCACCTTCGCAGTGCGGGTCGCGAGGTCCAGGTGGGTAACGCGGTATGCCTCTCCCTGATGCAGGTACACCGCGCCCTCGTGCACCTGCTCGAACGCCCGTGACGCGTCGACGGTGCCGATGAGCCGCCGTGTGCGGCCGTCCACGATCCTGTAGGTCTCGCCCGAGACGCTGCGAATCTCCACCGACCCGGCCGGGTACTGGCGGGAGCGCGGGGCCCACCGGTCCCCCCGCCGGATCAACTCCCCCATCCCCTCCAGCGCCTCGGCAACCTCTCGCATCCGAGGGCCGAACAGCGCCTCATCGCCGGGCCACAGCGCCACTTCGCTGGCCGCGCATCTGAGGTGGGCGGCGAGCACGTACGGGTTCTCGGGATCCACGGTCGCGTGCTCGACCGGCCGCCCGAAGAAGTATGCCGGCTGCCGCATCAGGTACTGGTCGAGCGCGTCCTCGAGGGCGATCAAGATGGCGAGGGACTCGTCTTTCCCCCGCCCCGCGCGGCCCGCCCGCTGCCAGACGCTTGCCATCGTGCCCGGGTAGCCGACGAGGATCGCGGCGTCGAGCCCCCCGACGTCGATCCCCAACTCGAGCGCGCTCGTGCTCACAACCCCGGCCAGCTCGCCGTGGAACAACCGCCGCTCGATCTCCCGGCGCTCCTCCGGGAGGTACCCGGCGCGATAGGGGCTGATCCGGTCCGCGAAGCTGGGGACGTCGCCGAGCGCGTTGGCCGTGTACCGATGCACGAGCTCGGTGATCTTGCGGGCTTTGGTAAACGCGATCGTGCGGATGTCGCGCCGGATGAGCGCGGCCATGAGCCACCCCGCCTCCGTATACGGACTACGCCGCGCCATCTTCGCGCGATCGATCACGGGAGGGTTCCAGAGCACGAACGTGCGGGGGCCGCGCGGCGCCCCGTCCTCGTCGATCACGCGGAGCGCCCGGCCCGTGAGACGCCGGCCGAACTCCTCGGGGTTCGCGACAGTGGCGGAGGTGCAGATAAACTGCGGGTCGGCGCCCCGGAGCCGGCACGCCCGCGTCAATCGGCGCACGATGTTGGCGACGTGGCTTCCGAACACGCCGCGGTAGACGTGCATATCATCCAGCACGACGTACCGCAGGTGCGTGAGAAACGACGTCCATCGAAAGTGCTGCGGGAGGATTCCCACGTGGAGCATGTCCGGGTTCGTCAGCAGAATCTGGGCTTCGTGCCGGAGCCGGCGTCGCTCGGCCTGCGGGGTGTCGCCGTCGTAACTGCCGGCGCGAAGGGCAAGCCCGAACTCTCCGAGCGCGTCCAGCTGATCCTGCGCCAGGGCCTTCGTCGGGTAGACGAAGAGCGCCCGGGCCTCCGGGTCGCCCGTGAGGGTCTCGAGGACCGGGAGCATGTAGCACAGCGACTTGCCGCTCGCGGTCCCGGTCGTGACAATGATGGACTGCCCTCCGCGCACCGCGTCGAGGGCCTGCGCCTGATGCGCGTACAGGCGGGAGATCCCCAGGTGGGTGAGCGCCTCCGCGATCGGCCCGGCCGGCGGCCGGCCCGGAGCGGCATAGCGCGCCGGCCGCGCGGGGAAGCGCTCCTCGTGCACGATCTGCTCCCGGTAGCGCTCTTCCGCTTGCACCTCGGCGATGAGACGGGCGACGTCCATGCAGCAGTAGTTCGGGAGACGGGAGAGTGGGGCCTGTCGTCATCTTGGGTTTGGCGGCGCGCGCAGGCGGGGGAAAATGAGGTGAGGGCACACGCGGCACGAAGGGACGCTGCGGCTTCGACATCAACTGGCGCAGCACCCAGATCCGTGAAGAGCCCAACAACATGATCATCGTCCCGAACGCCAAGCTGGCCGCCGCCACCGTGACCAACTATTATCAACCCGATCCCGAGCTGATCGTCATCATCCCCGCCAGCGTCGGCTACGAGAGCGACTTCGACCGCGTCGAGCACGTGACGCTCGACGTGGCACGCGGGGTGATGCGGGAGGTGCCCGGAGGGATCCCCGCGTTCGAGCCACTCCTCCGCTACAACGGGTTCGGGGAGGCGAGCGTCAACTTCAACGTGATCCTGCGCGCCCGCGAGGTCGCCGACCAGCCCCGCGTCAAGCACGAGTTCGTCAAGCGGCTGCACGAACGGTTCGGACGAGAGGGGATCGCCTTCCGCTCTCGTGCGGAAGTCTACCTGCGCGATGGAAACGGCGCCGCCGAGCCGCTGAGCCGCGCCACGAGATCCTCACGCGACGTCCGCCAGTAGAGGCGCCGGATCGATTGACGTCTCCCCAACAATGCGTTTGAGGTGCGGGAACATCGGAGACAATTGTGACAGGGGGGCGATGACGAATGCCCAGAACACAGGAGGTGGTCAACACATGAGGATTGCTCTCGCCGTGCTCGCGGTATTCGCGGTGATCGTCGCCGCGCCGTTGGTCGCCTTGGGCCAATCACCTACTCCTCCCGCGCAGCAGGGCTCCGCCGCGTCGATAGAGGGTGTCGTCGCGAGCGTGGACACGACGTGCGGAGGCAAGGCGTCGGCCGACTGCATGGCGATCGTGGAAGTTGCGCAGGCACCCTCGTCGTCACAGGGGGGCAGCACGCCACCGAGTAGCGGCTCGACATATGGCTATGGCAACGCGCCAAGCGGCCCCTCAACGGGCAGCAGCACGATGAAGATCGTGATCCCCAAGAGCGTCAAGATCACGAGTGAAAGCTCCAGCTCCTCCAGCCCGACCTCGACCTCCGGCGCGAGCTCCAGCGATGCGAGTTCGATGAAGCTCTCGAAAGGGGATAAGGTCAAAATCACCTACGAAAAGAAGCAGGGTGTGAACGTGGCGACCTCGGTGACCGTCACGAAGTCGGGGTCGTAACGGGATTCCCTAGCGCCTCAAGCCACACACCCCCGCGGGCGGCCCTAACGCGCCCCCCTCGCCCGCGGGGGAGTAACTGTTTCGCGAAAGGAGCGCCAGGCTTTCAGACTTTGACCAGGTAGGGAATGGCCACCTGCGGGGTGAGGACCTCGCCTCGTGCATGCCCGGGCTCGAAGAATTCGTGCCACCCGGCCCGCTCCAGCGCGTCTTCAATCCGTTGCGCGAACTCCCGCTCCGGCATCCTCCACACTCGAAGGAACCCGCCTTCCTTCCGATCGTTCGAATCCTGTTCATTTATGAGATACCCGATGAGCTCTGCGCCCGCATCCGCGAGGCCTTGAATCGCAGGACTGACATCAAATAAGAACTTTCCGCGGTCTTCGGGGGTCAATTGCAGCCACTTTGGCCGAGGTTTCCAGTGCTCAATGTAAACGTACATTGGCCACCTCTCGTCTGCTCTCGGCCCTGATTGTGTACTTCCATCATTAACCATACCCGGTTAAGCCCATGAGCAAACAGGGGTCGGCGTTCACGGCCGTGGCGACGGAGGTTGGGCCGGTTCGCGGTCGCAGATCTCACGGAGGCGCTGGAGAAGAGGGGGATCGAGCGCCTCTAATGCCCGTTTGCTCAGGATAAATGTTGGACGCACGCGCCGCACCCAGCGCAGGGCCGACCACCGCCGCCCCAAGACATGCATGGCATCGGCGCCCTGGCACGCTTCGGCGACAGCCTCCGGACGGATCCGCACCTCGACAAGGCGCCCACTACTTCGGACCGCCTTCATGATATTCCCCGTATCCCGTCGGACCCGTACGCTTAGGATTTCGACGAGCCGGTTGAGGGCTGCGACGTCGTCAAGAGACGTGTGATCAACGTGGGCATCCGGAGGGCCGAGGGTCGCGGACCCGGCGCGGCCCACGCCGGCATCTCGTTGCGGATGTGATGCCGGCTCCGGCGCGACTACCGAGGTGACGCGCGTCGGAGGTGCGGCGCGGGTTCTCCCTTGGGCTCGAATGACCCTGAGGTGATGGTAGACGGCCAGATTGGCTGTCGTGATCTCCCCGGCGGGGACACGATCCACGTACTCGGGCCTGAGATAATATGGGGGAGACCAAAGGCGGGCGGGAGGCATTGCAGGAAACCGCACGAGGATTTCCTCTGCAGATGCACCGATGCCTCGGAGTCTCTCAGGTCGCTCGAGCGGCACCGGGATCGGGCGACGGTGCTCTCCCTTCCGGATCCCTGCGGGACCCCATCCGCGGCTGTGGGCAACATCCTCGCCCGCGGCCGTCCCCATCACCCGACTCAACCGTTCGGCATCAGCATCAGCGAGCGAGTGAAAGTAGAGCTTCGTCACCAGGTTAGCCGCGACCGCGGTCCATCCGTCGCGGCCGTAGACATGTTCGCCCTGTGCCTCGCTCTGCAGAGTCGCAACGACCGACACTTGGCGACTCCGGTAGGTCGCGAGGTGGTCGGCCAATCCAGGCAACACGCCCCACGCGGGAAGTTCCTCCAAAATCAGAAGAATCCTGACCCCCTCCTCCGCGCTTCTGGGCGTGAGGAGACTCGCGGCCAAGTCGCGGAGGAAAAAGTGGCAAAGCCAGCGGAGGCGGCCAAGAGCGGCCTGGGGGACGCCAACCAGCAGCAACGTCGGTTCGCGGCGCAGACGACTCAAGTCGATTCGCTCCCGGCGCACAGAGGGTCCGGTCGCCGCGCAGACCACTTCGTCTCCCCACGCTTCGAGCCGCGAGGCGATTCCCTGAAGGATCCCGGCCTGATCCTTGGGGAGCATCGCCTGATAGGAGCCCAATTTCGGCAAGAGGCCCGAGGCGGCGGGATGGGCCTTGACGTATGCGTGCACAGCGGTCGGCCCTGACTCACACAGTAACCGCAGTCGGCCCAGCGTCGCTGGCCCTGCATCCGTGGTGAGGGCAAAACACAGCACGGCGCACACGTGACGTTCCGCTCCCAACCAGTACACGAGATCGGGATCGGACGGATCCGGCTCATCGAAGAGGAGCGCGGAGAGTTGGTACGCGTCCCCAATCGTGCGGCAACGATCGAGCGGGTTCCATCGCAGCGTTGCAGGATCGAGTGGAGCAAAGATGAGCACATCTCTGTCGCGGCGCTGCCACTCAGGAGCGGCCCGGGCGAGGCTGTCCATTTCCCCATACTTCAGGTCCAACGCCACCACCGAGACACCCTGCTGCGCTGCCTCCAGCAGAATCGGAAACGTGACGGCCGTCGTCTTGTGCGCCCCAGTCAGACCTACGACAAGGACGTGGCGGGCCAGGTCCTCCGCGGGGAGACGCACCTGGGGGCCCACGACCAAACGGAACCCGCAACGGGCATGGGACGAGCGAAGCAGGTGTCTCACAAAAATCGGCGGAGGCAAGTACCCCAGAGGCAACCACGCGTTCCGGGTGCAGACACGCATTCGGCGGAGCTCACTCGGAAACGCATACCGGGCGCTTCCGGCCGCGGAGCGTGTGGCAGACAACCGGGCGCGGAGGAAGAGGCCACCTATGATCCAACATACCAGCAGGCCGCAGGTGACCCGGATTGCCGGCGCGTTCGAGCGGACGCCCTGCCCGAGGACATCGACCATCGTCCCCCGGCATCTGGCGATGGCGGAGCACACGCGAATCCAACGTGCGATCCCGGCCAGACCGGCACTGGGAACCTGGACGTTGAAGACCGCGCGGACGGCGTCATCGGTTTCATGCAAGATAGCGCCCGCGATAGAAGCCACCATCCCGATGGCGACGAGCAGCAACGCGATCCAGACAGCGTGAAGACTCCGTCGCATTCCAGCCTCACTCGACGAAAGGAATCCCATAGCCCTCGGGAACGGCTTTGAAGGTCACCGCGCAGTGCGTCCCCTGCCAGTGAATAAAGAGGAAAACGGCATATCCGAACCGCTCGTACGCGGCGAGGTCGCTGATCACTGGGATGGCTGCCTTCAACGCTTCTTCGGCGGGATCCCCCGGGGATTGCAGCGCGGCCCCGATGCGCGTGATCTCAAGAACCCTCGGACGTGTGTTCAACGCGAGAGGAAGTGTCAACGCCCGGGCGATCCGCACCGCAAGGGAGGGACCGAACCCCGGCCCCGTGATCAGCATCATGATCGCTCCAGGCCCGGGACACCCGCCCCATACATATGGCACGAAAGGATACACATCTACGTCCACAGACGCCCAGGGCCAATGCCTGACGACCTCTACCCTACCCGCAGCCGCATCGATGAAAGACAGGACCGCCGCCGACCCGCCCGCTGAGATCAACTGTCCGCTCGAAGGTGTCACAGTCAGAAGCAAGAGCGCTCCAACGGCGGCGATGGCGATCGACCGCAGCAGTTGGTGACGTACCACCATCATAGCGGTTGCCGCCCGCCCGGCTTTACCAGCGTGGCCTCTTGAGCACCGGTGCCCACAGTCCCCCACGGATCAGATGCGCCCGCGCCCGGGACTCCTCCGTCCATCCCCTGACGCGCAGACCACGCGGCGAGCCGCCCTCGAAGCCACATGGGCCCCGCGAAGATGCCCTCGCCGAACGCCACGCCTTCCACAAACTGCCCCGTTAGCCGTTCCGCACGCAACATCGCATAGACGCCGATCCCCGTCCCCACAATCATCAGGACAAGAAGCCACGCGAGATGAAGAATCAGGATGCCCAGCGCGGCGGGGTCATGCCCTGCATCTCCACCCAGCCCCGGGAAGCCGCTGGTGAGTCCGGTGGACACTTGCCTCACCGGAACGATCACCGCCAGGTAGATGGCCGCCGCATGAATGACCCGCACGCTGAAGACGACCAATCCCGTCTTGACGATCACGACAGCCCATCGTCCGGTCCAGCGGGCGGTCCCGGGGGCCGCGAGAAGCGCCATCGCCATCGGCGCGAGAAAGATGGCCAGCAGAAGCGTCAGGTGTGCAAAGAAGAGAATGGCCAAGTACACCGTGAACCCCGCTGCGAAGAGGAACACACCGAGGAGGAGCCCCGCCAGCAACACCGCGAGCGCCCAGGGGTACGCGAACCAAGGGCCAAGCGATTGAAACAGGGCGCCCGCCTGCGGGGCAAGCCATTGCTGGACGAACTGATTCCAGTTCTGACCTATGAGCCCGAGCAAGACCGCCGATCCGGCATCCCGCATCGTCTCAAACGCCATGACGATGATCTGGTTGAGCGATCCAACACCAATCAGGAGGCCGCCGGCGATGAGCAGTCGACCAAACATCGCGACGACATCCGGATGTTGCCCGGGCCGTATCGAAGCTGCCACGTGCCCGAGCCAAAGGAACGTGAGCACTGCCCACGAGAGCTTGAGCATCGACCCGGTCGCCCCGGTCGACACGAGCCAGCCCTCAAAAGAGGCGAAGACGTCGGCGATCCCTCGTTCGAACCCGCCCACGACGACCTTGGTCCGCAGTCTAATACAATGGGTCCAGCCGCGGCTCGTCGACTGCGGGATCGCCGGCCCCTGTCATGATCTCCTGAAGCACCTGGGCGATGGTGGAGACGGCATCGGCCAAGCCGAGTTGTCCGGTGAGCGCCTTCTCGTCCCGTTCGGTCTGCCGAAGCGTCAGCGCCCCGGTCGTGGCTGCGAGCGCTCCCACCTGCTGGCTCATCTGTGCGGTCTGCTGCACGAGGACGGTCAGACGGTCCGCGGTGGCCGCCCCGAGACCGGCCTGTTGTCGAAGGTTCGCCCCCATGCCGGCGACCAAGAGCTCGATCCCCGCCCGTGAGCTTGGGAGATCGTGGGCGGCGGATGTGAGCGCATCGCTCGTCTCCTGCGCCTCCGCGGTGACGACCACGGGCCGGAGATCCCGCGAAACCGCAGCCGCTCCCAACGCGGTTGCCTGCGACGCCGCCGCCTGCTGAACCGTCCCACCTGCGACGACCTCGTCTGTTTCGGTGATTCCGATGGCCTCGTGCACCATCGCGGGGTTACTTTCAATGTAGGCATGATGGCGCTCATCGACGCTGCCGGGGTTGGCCGGTGCCTGCAGTTTCGTGCGGATCGCCTCGAGCGCCCCTCGGAGCGCCGCGGGAAGCGCATTGATCTGTGCGATAAAACCGGTGAGGTCCGCCTCCCGCGGGAGTTGGCCGGGGAATTCCCGGACCATGCGGGTGAGGGCGTCGGAGGCAGACTGCTGGAAGAGGTGCACCCACTGCATGAGACGTTCAAGGGATTGTTGAAGCAGG from bacterium includes these protein-coding regions:
- a CDS encoding DEAD/DEAH box helicase; this translates as MDVARLIAEVQAEERYREQIVHEERFPARPARYAAPGRPPAGPIAEALTHLGISRLYAHQAQALDAVRGGQSIIVTTGTASGKSLCYMLPVLETLTGDPEARALFVYPTKALAQDQLDALGEFGLALRAGSYDGDTPQAERRRLRHEAQILLTNPDMLHVGILPQHFRWTSFLTHLRYVVLDDMHVYRGVFGSHVANIVRRLTRACRLRGADPQFICTSATVANPEEFGRRLTGRALRVIDEDGAPRGPRTFVLWNPPVIDRAKMARRSPYTEAGWLMAALIRRDIRTIAFTKARKITELVHRYTANALGDVPSFADRISPYRAGYLPEERREIERRLFHGELAGVVSTSALELGIDVGGLDAAILVGYPGTMASVWQRAGRAGRGKDESLAILIALEDALDQYLMRQPAYFFGRPVEHATVDPENPYVLAAHLRCAASEVALWPGDEALFGPRMREVAEALEGMGELIRRGDRWAPRSRQYPAGSVEIRSVSGETYRIVDGRTRRLIGTVDASRAFEQVHEGAVYLHQGEAYRVTHLDLATRTAKVVPDGSGSYTVARVLTDLSVVRPHAERPLGGTVAHFGEVLVTHQVIEYRRKQLVTDTVLAVEPLDLPEEELPTTALWMVIPPALASAVEDAGLDLAGGIHAVEHAAIGLLPLLAMCDRWDIGGVSYPEYPDTGRATIFIYDGHRGGVGVTEKGFELLDELLRRTLDAIRLCPCESGCPSCIQSPKCGNLNTPLDKEGAVFLLRRLLGTAEPRSSMPRTAS
- a CDS encoding DUF6616 family protein — encoded protein: MYVYIEHWKPRPKWLQLTPEDRGKFLFDVSPAIQGLADAGAELIGYLINEQDSNDRKEGGFLRVWRMPEREFAQRIEDALERAGWHEFFEPGHARGEVLTPQVAIPYLVKV
- a CDS encoding mechanosensitive ion channel domain-containing protein; its protein translation is MNWRSTQIREEPNNMIIVPNAKLAAATVTNYYQPDPELIVIIPASVGYESDFDRVEHVTLDVARGVMREVPGGIPAFEPLLRYNGFGEASVNFNVILRAREVADQPRVKHEFVKRLHERFGREGIAFRSRAEVYLRDGNGAAEPLSRATRSSRDVRQ
- a CDS encoding type IV secretory system conjugative DNA transfer family protein — encoded protein: MRRSLHAVWIALLLVAIGMVASIAGAILHETDDAVRAVFNVQVPSAGLAGIARWIRVCSAIARCRGTMVDVLGQGVRSNAPAIRVTCGLLVCWIIGGLFLRARLSATRSAAGSARYAFPSELRRMRVCTRNAWLPLGYLPPPIFVRHLLRSSHARCGFRLVVGPQVRLPAEDLARHVLVVGLTGAHKTTAVTFPILLEAAQQGVSVVALDLKYGEMDSLARAAPEWQRRDRDVLIFAPLDPATLRWNPLDRCRTIGDAYQLSALLFDEPDPSDPDLVYWLGAERHVCAVLCFALTTDAGPATLGRLRLLCESGPTAVHAYVKAHPAASGLLPKLGSYQAMLPKDQAGILQGIASRLEAWGDEVVCAATGPSVRRERIDLSRLRREPTLLLVGVPQAALGRLRWLCHFFLRDLAASLLTPRSAEEGVRILLILEELPAWGVLPGLADHLATYRSRQVSVVATLQSEAQGEHVYGRDGWTAVAANLVTKLYFHSLADADAERLSRVMGTAAGEDVAHSRGWGPAGIRKGEHRRPIPVPLERPERLRGIGASAEEILVRFPAMPPARLWSPPYYLRPEYVDRVPAGEITTANLAVYHHLRVIRAQGRTRAAPPTRVTSVVAPEPASHPQRDAGVGRAGSATLGPPDAHVDHTSLDDVAALNRLVEILSVRVRRDTGNIMKAVRSSGRLVEVRIRPEAVAEACQGADAMHVLGRRWSALRWVRRVRPTFILSKRALEALDPPLLQRLREICDREPAQPPSPRP